The following is a genomic window from Pectobacterium carotovorum.
GCGTTCGCGGGCTTCCGCTTCCCGCTCTGCGGTGGTTTTTTCCGGTTCGTCCGGGACAGGTTTATCGGTCATTTCGCCTCCAGCGTAACGGACGGTGAAACGGTGTCGCTGCGGGTTATCGGGATGCGCCCGAATCCGTCGTTTTCGATCCCCACCACCGAGGTGCCGTAACGCAACACCAGTTGTGGCGCTGCCGGAACCACCATCACAATGTAATTACCCTGCTTAACTGTCCGGGGCGTAAGCGCCTGCTCCCGTCCGTTAACCACCCGGAAAACGGAAGGCAGGGTTCTGATGGGGGAAAAACCGATATAAGCAAAACGACCATCGTCCCAGGCAAAATCCGGCGCGATGGAGGTCGAACCCGCGGCGACCCGTTTGGTGTAGCGCCAGTTGCGTGGCATGCTGGCCTCTCCGAATGCTGCTGCTATTTGCTGCTTCTCCTGTCTTTCACGCTGCTGCGTCTGACGCGCGGCGCTGGCGGCGGCGGATTGCTGGCGAACCTCGGCCGGATAGTGGTAACGGATAACGAACGCCTGCGCGGGGGAATCGTGGTCCAGCACGTTCAGCTCCAGGCTGTAATCACGCTTTGAGGTCACCACGAAGAGGTTGGTCTTCCAGTCCTTTGCCGTGGGCAGGAACACCTGGCTGACGTTGTTGCCGCTGGCGTCCGTCACCGGCTGGGTAATGGGGTTCGGGCTGATGCCTACCCGGTTATCACTCTTCGTCACCGTCCAGCCTTTGGGAAAGCCCGCTTGCGCATCAATCACAGCTTCATCGTCGTCAAACAGCAGCGTGGTGACGTAGCCAGGGCGGGTATTGACGACCGTGGCGTTCTGGCTGTTATACGATACGTTCTGCATCCGGCCGTCATAACCGCTGCCGCGCGGGGTGGCGGCACTCCATGCCGCGCATGACGCGAGTAAGCCCGTCAGGAGCAGGATGTTTTTCAGCATCATTCGCTCCTCAGTTCTTTATCGCGCTGGTAGCTGGTGACGATAAAGCCCAGCGGGTTCACTTCACGCTGACTGTCGGTCAGTTGCTGATGCGGGACATAACGATAAGTCAGGCGGATATTCCAGAAGTCCGTTTTCACTGAATTATCAGAAATACGGCGGAGGGTGCGCTTAATACGCAGTGTTGCCAGGCTATCCGGCCCGGTGGCAGGCGCATGCACATTAGAAATAATGTCGATATAGACGACGTATTCGGCTTTATTAAAAATAACGTCCGGTGCCTGGTCGCCGTTAAACCCGTCCAGATAATCCCGGTTCACGCTGTCGCTGTTAAATAACTGTACGTCGTCGTAATCACGCTGGAGGGAGAAATAATTATATCCCTCACGGAGTCTGACATAGTGTGCCGCCAGTGAATGCGCCAGCGCTTTTTCAGACGCAATATCCCGCTCTTTAATGCGGGTCATATACTCATAACGACCGGTCTGTTTATCCACCGACCACAATTCAATGTCAGTGGTTTTCAGCGGCAGCAGAATAATCATGGCCGTAATTGCCAGTGCAGCCAGAATCAGCCCGGCAGCGGCCACCCGCCAGGCGGTTTTGCGGGAACGCTCTTCCTTTTCCAGCAGGATGGATTCAAAAGAGCGCGAGACATTAATGATGCGCTGAATATCAGACATGGTGAGTCAGCTCCTGAATTATGGCGGGGGAATTAACCGGCTGGGGATCGCCGGACACCGGCGGGAGGTCGCCCTGATGCTGCGCGCAGCCCGTAAGCGCGCACAACACCAGAAG
Proteins encoded in this region:
- a CDS encoding virB8 family protein, translated to MSDIQRIINVSRSFESILLEKEERSRKTAWRVAAAGLILAALAITAMIILLPLKTTDIELWSVDKQTGRYEYMTRIKERDIASEKALAHSLAAHYVRLREGYNYFSLQRDYDDVQLFNSDSVNRDYLDGFNGDQAPDVIFNKAEYVVYIDIISNVHAPATGPDSLATLRIKRTLRRISDNSVKTDFWNIRLTYRYVPHQQLTDSQREVNPLGFIVTSYQRDKELRSE
- the virB9 gene encoding P-type conjugative transfer protein VirB9, with product MLKNILLLTGLLASCAAWSAATPRGSGYDGRMQNVSYNSQNATVVNTRPGYVTTLLFDDDEAVIDAQAGFPKGWTVTKSDNRVGISPNPITQPVTDASGNNVSQVFLPTAKDWKTNLFVVTSKRDYSLELNVLDHDSPAQAFVIRYHYPAEVRQQSAAASAARQTQQRERQEKQQIAAAFGEASMPRNWRYTKRVAAGSTSIAPDFAWDDGRFAYIGFSPIRTLPSVFRVVNGREQALTPRTVKQGNYIVMVVPAAPQLVLRYGTSVVGIENDGFGRIPITRSDTVSPSVTLEAK